The segment GCTGCACACGACGCCCGTCGGGAGCGGCGACCGTCACGATCGACAGCTCCTGGGTCTTATCGACGGCGAGACCGCTCGGCGCCACGCCCTCCTCGCCCTTCTCGGCGACGAGCGGCACGAGCACGCGGGCGGCACGGAACGCGTCGATCACCTCGACCTGCGAGCCCGACCCGGCACGGAACCGGATCAGCGCATCCAGGAGGGCGGGATCGGCCGACCCGTCATCGGCGGCGTGCGCATTGGGCTCGAAGCTGCGCCCCTCCCATGGCAGACCGGCCGAGTCGGCGCGGTTACCGTTCGCGGGCGGGTGCTCGCAGGCGTGGGGGTCAGGCTCCGGCGACATCCAGCGCCTCGGCCAGCGTGAAGGCGCCGGAGTACAGCGCCTTGCCGACGATCGCACCCTCCACCCCGAGCGGCACGAGCTCGCGGAGCGCGGCGATGTCGTCCAGCGAGGCGATCCCGCCGGAGGCGATGACCGGCTTGGGTGTACGCCGCGCCATCTCGCGCAGCAGGTCGAGGTTCGGTCCGCGCAGAGTCCCGTCCTTGGTGACGTCGGTCACCACGTAGCGGCTGCAGCCGGCGTCTTCGAGGCGCTCCAGCACCTCCCAGAGGTCGCCGCCCTCCTCGGTCCAACCGCGGGCGGCCAGCGTCGTGCCGCGCACGTCGAGCCCCACCGCGACCGCCTCGCCGTATCGGGCGATGACGTTCGCCGCCCATTCGGGGTTCTCCAGCGCCGCGGTGCCGAGGTTGATGCGCACCGCGCCGCTCTCCAGCGCGGCCTCCAGCGACGCGTCGTCGCGGATGCCTCCCGACAGTTCGACGCTGACATCGCGGAACTCACGGATCACCTTGCGCAGGATCGCCGCGTTGCTGCCGCGTCCGAACGCCGCGTCGAGGTCGACGAGGTGAATCCACTCCGCGCCCTGCTCGACCCATTCGCGTGCGGCGCCCAGCGGGTCGCCGTAGCTCGTCTCCGAGCCCGCCTCGCCCTGAGTGAGACGGACCGCCTGCCCGCCCGCCACATCCACGGCCGGAAGCAGCGTGAGCGCGGGTTCCTGTGCGAAGTCGTTCATGTCGTCCTTTGTTCGGGAAGTGCGCGGTCCGGACCGCGGGCACGAGAACCGAGAGTAGTCCGCCGCGCGCACCCGGCCAAAACGTGTGTCAGCGCAGGCTGTCGACCCAGTTGCGCAGCAGCCGGATGCCGGCTTCGCCCGACTTCTCGGGATGGAACTGCGTCGCCGAGAGCGGGCCGTTCTCGACCGCGGCCAGGAACGGCGCGCCGTACGTAGTCCACGTCAGCCGCGGCGCGGGGAAGGGAGCCGTGGCCTCCAGCTCCCACGTCTGCGCGGCGAAGGAGTGCACGAAGTAGAAGCGCTCGTCCTCGATGCCGTCGAACAGCACGCTGCCTTCGTCGGGGGCGACGGTGTTCCAGCCCATGTGCGGCAGCACCGGCGCGTTCAGCTCGGTGACGGTGCCCGGCCACTCGCCGAGGCCCGGCGCATCCGCTCCGCGCTCGACGCCGTGTGCGAAGAGCACCTGCATTCCCACGCAGATGCCGAGCACGGACCGCCCACCGGCGAGCCGGCGCCCGATGATCTCGTCGCCGCCGTGGGCGAGCAGCGCCTGCTGCACTGCGGAGAACGACCCCACGCCGGGGACGAGCAGCCCGTCGGCCTCCAGCGCCGCGGTGCGGTCGGCCGTGAGCTCGACGTCGGCGCCGGCGACGGAAAGCGCCTTGACCGCCGAATGGACATTGCCCGAACCGTAGTCGAAGACGACGACGCGGGGGCGCGTCACAGCGCCCCCTTCGTGGAAGGGATCCCCTCCACGAGCGGATCGATGCTCTTGGCCTGGCGGAACGCGCGGGCGAACGCCTTGAACTCGGCCTCGGCAATGTGGTGCGGATCACGCCCGCCGAGCACCGTCACGTGCACGGTGAGTGCGGCGTGGAACGAGATCGCCTCGAAGACGTGCCGCACGAGCGAGCCGGTGAAGTGCCCGCCGATGAGGTGCAGCTCGAACCCGGCCGGTTCGCCGTCGTGCACGAGGTACGGACGCCCCGAGATGTCCACGACGGCCTGGGCGAGGGCCTCATCGAGAGGAACGAGCGCGTCGCCGTAGCGCGAGATGCCGGATTTGTCGCCCAATGCCTCACCGATCGCCTGACCCAGCACGATCGCGACGTCTTCCACCGTGTGGTGCGCGTCGATGTGCGTGTCTCCCGAGGCGCGCACGGTGAGGTCGGTGAGCGAGTGCTTCGCGAACGCCGTGAGCAGGTGGTCGAAGAAGGGCACCGAGGTGTCGATGCTGCTGCGCCCCGTGCCGTCGAGGTCGATCTCCAGCTCGACCGTCGACTCCGAGGTCGAACGGGTACGCGAGGCGGTGCGGGCGGTCATGATGCCGATCCTATCGAGGCCAGCGCATCCAGGAAGGCCGTGGTCTCGGCCTCGGTGCCCGCCGTCACGCGCAGGTGCCCGGGGATGCCCACGTCGCGGATCAGCACCCCGCGCTCGTACAGCGCGCGCCAGGTCGCTGCGGGGTCGGACACCCCGCCGAAGAGCACGAAGTTCGTCCACGACTCGTGCGGCGCGTAGCCGAGGGCCTCGAGCGTGGCCGAGATCCTCTCGCGCTGGCCGACGATCTCATCGACCATGGCGAGCATCGTGGGCGCATTGCGCAGCGCGGCGACCGCCGCCGCCTGCGTGAGCCCGCTGAGGTGA is part of the Microbacterium pseudoresistens genome and harbors:
- the priA gene encoding bifunctional 1-(5-phosphoribosyl)-5-((5-phosphoribosylamino)methylideneamino)imidazole-4-carboxamide isomerase/phosphoribosylanthranilate isomerase PriA — its product is MNDFAQEPALTLLPAVDVAGGQAVRLTQGEAGSETSYGDPLGAAREWVEQGAEWIHLVDLDAAFGRGSNAAILRKVIREFRDVSVELSGGIRDDASLEAALESGAVRINLGTAALENPEWAANVIARYGEAVAVGLDVRGTTLAARGWTEEGGDLWEVLERLEDAGCSRYVVTDVTKDGTLRGPNLDLLREMARRTPKPVIASGGIASLDDIAALRELVPLGVEGAIVGKALYSGAFTLAEALDVAGA
- the hisH gene encoding imidazole glycerol phosphate synthase subunit HisH, whose translation is MTRPRVVVFDYGSGNVHSAVKALSVAGADVELTADRTAALEADGLLVPGVGSFSAVQQALLAHGGDEIIGRRLAGGRSVLGICVGMQVLFAHGVERGADAPGLGEWPGTVTELNAPVLPHMGWNTVAPDEGSVLFDGIEDERFYFVHSFAAQTWELEATAPFPAPRLTWTTYGAPFLAAVENGPLSATQFHPEKSGEAGIRLLRNWVDSLR
- the hisB gene encoding imidazoleglycerol-phosphate dehydratase HisB, with protein sequence MTARTASRTRSTSESTVELEIDLDGTGRSSIDTSVPFFDHLLTAFAKHSLTDLTVRASGDTHIDAHHTVEDVAIVLGQAIGEALGDKSGISRYGDALVPLDEALAQAVVDISGRPYLVHDGEPAGFELHLIGGHFTGSLVRHVFEAISFHAALTVHVTVLGGRDPHHIAEAEFKAFARAFRQAKSIDPLVEGIPSTKGAL